The Cellulomonas wangleii genome includes a region encoding these proteins:
- a CDS encoding DUF349 domain-containing protein, with the protein MTEHPTTPSADDAEQAPPLAGDPTAVEATPEAPVDEPATEDSTATPDEPTDDAVQDVTPEPQAEAGAPATDGTEGVVTDTEPGTAADEAPPAPAEEAAPAEDAPVDETAPAEETAPVDETAPAEETAPADETAPAEETAPADETAPAETAAEVRDVASEQPASDQSATPAPGGVPAPGARPGQRPRPTPAAMRPGPRPPRPGGPAAPATPAVPVPTPDEEAEAARAATFGRVDEDGTVHVVEAAGERVVGQFPGASAPEALALYVRRFLDLQAKVALFDARLSATDLSVKEIDQTLARLTEELVEPAAVGDLDGLRARLEGLRARAAERRAQADAERAAAREAAVAARTQIVEQAEKIAATDPARIQWRPAGEQLRSLLDQWKDAQRSGPRIDRPTEESLWKRFSHARTTFDRERRHFFAELEARNAEAKGVKEQLVAEAERLASSTDWGGTSAAFRDLMTRWKAAGRANRQVDDALWARFRTAQDAFFAARDAANEAVDAEFRANLEVKEALLVEAEALLPIRDLGATKAALRSIQDRWDAAGKVPRADLQRVEGRLRAVESAIRDADSAQWRRGNPETRARAEGAAAQLEQAIAGLEADLDAARAAGDERRVREAQAALDARRAWLEQVQRAAQDARG; encoded by the coding sequence CGGACGAGCCGACGGACGACGCCGTGCAGGACGTCACTCCTGAGCCGCAGGCCGAGGCCGGCGCCCCGGCGACCGACGGCACCGAGGGCGTCGTGACGGACACCGAGCCCGGCACCGCCGCGGACGAGGCGCCACCGGCTCCGGCCGAGGAGGCCGCACCCGCCGAGGACGCACCGGTCGACGAGACCGCGCCGGCCGAGGAGACCGCACCGGTCGACGAGACCGCGCCGGCCGAGGAGACCGCACCGGCCGACGAGACCGCGCCGGCCGAGGAGACCGCACCCGCCGACGAGACCGCACCCGCCGAGACCGCGGCCGAGGTGAGGGACGTCGCGTCCGAGCAGCCCGCGTCCGACCAGTCCGCCACGCCTGCGCCGGGTGGGGTCCCCGCCCCCGGCGCCCGGCCGGGTCAGCGTCCGCGGCCGACGCCCGCGGCGATGCGTCCCGGCCCGCGGCCGCCGCGCCCCGGCGGTCCCGCCGCACCTGCCACACCGGCCGTCCCGGTCCCCACGCCGGACGAGGAGGCCGAGGCCGCGCGGGCCGCGACCTTCGGCCGGGTGGACGAGGACGGCACGGTGCACGTGGTCGAGGCCGCGGGCGAGCGCGTCGTCGGGCAGTTCCCCGGCGCGAGCGCGCCGGAGGCCCTCGCGCTGTACGTCCGCCGGTTCCTGGACCTGCAGGCCAAGGTCGCGCTGTTCGACGCCCGGCTGTCCGCGACGGACCTGTCCGTCAAGGAGATCGACCAGACGCTCGCGCGCCTCACCGAGGAGCTCGTCGAGCCCGCCGCCGTCGGCGACCTCGACGGCCTGCGGGCACGTCTGGAAGGGCTGCGCGCACGCGCCGCCGAGCGCCGCGCCCAGGCCGACGCCGAGCGCGCCGCTGCACGCGAGGCCGCGGTCGCGGCCCGCACGCAGATCGTCGAGCAGGCCGAGAAGATCGCCGCGACCGACCCCGCACGCATCCAGTGGCGTCCCGCCGGTGAGCAGCTGCGCTCCCTGCTGGACCAGTGGAAGGACGCCCAGCGCTCCGGGCCGCGCATCGACCGCCCTACGGAGGAGTCGCTCTGGAAGCGGTTCAGCCACGCACGGACCACGTTCGACCGCGAGCGACGGCACTTCTTCGCCGAGCTCGAGGCGCGCAACGCCGAGGCGAAGGGCGTCAAGGAGCAGCTGGTCGCCGAGGCCGAGCGCCTCGCGTCGAGCACCGACTGGGGCGGCACGTCCGCCGCGTTCCGCGACCTCATGACGCGCTGGAAGGCCGCGGGCCGCGCCAACCGCCAGGTCGACGACGCACTGTGGGCCCGGTTCCGGACCGCCCAGGACGCGTTCTTCGCCGCGCGGGACGCTGCGAACGAGGCCGTCGACGCCGAGTTCCGGGCGAACCTGGAGGTGAAGGAGGCGCTGCTCGTCGAGGCGGAGGCCCTCCTGCCCATCCGTGACCTCGGCGCCACCAAGGCGGCCCTGCGCTCCATCCAGGACCGCTGGGACGCCGCCGGCAAGGTGCCGCGCGCCGACCTGCAGCGTGTCGAGGGCCGGCTGCGCGCCGTCGAGAGCGCGATCCGCGACGCGGACTCCGCGCAGTGGCGTCGCGGCAACCCCGAGACCCGCGCGCGGGCCGAGGGCGCTGCGGCACAGCTGGAGCAGGCGATCGCCGGGCTCGAGGCGGACCTCGACGCCGCGCGCGCCGCGGGCGACGAGCGCCGCGTGCGCGAGGCTCAGGCGGCGCTCGACGCCCGACGCGCGTGGCTGGAGCAGGTCCAGCGCGCGGCGCAGGACGCTCGCGGCTGA